Proteins encoded in a region of the Sphingomonas sp. HMP9 genome:
- the gyrB gene encoding DNA topoisomerase (ATP-hydrolyzing) subunit B, with product MASNPESNNPNLPNQGDYGADSIKVLKGLDAVRKRPGMYIGDTDDGSGLHHMVFEVSDNAIDEALAGHCDRIDIVLNADGSVSVTDNGRGIPTGIHTEEGVSAAEVIMTQLHAGGKFENTNDENAYKVSGGLHGVGVSVVNALSEWLDLTIWRDGKEHYMRFAFGDAVMPLKIVGDAAEGQKGTRVTFFPSPATFKITDFDFDKLEHRYRELAFLNSGVRLFLSDARHEEMKTVELYYEGGIAAFVKYLDRAKVPLMPEPVAITGTRDDVTMDVALQWNDSYYENVLAFTNNIPQRDGGTHMAAFRAALTRTLNNYAEKSGMLKKEKVQLTGDDMREGLTAIVSVKLPDPKFSSQTKDKLVSSEVRQPLESLMADKMAEWLEENPAHGKAIVAKIIDAAAAREAAKRARELTRRKGVMDIASLPGKLADCQERDPAKSELFLVEGDSAGGSAKQGRDRHFQAILPLRGKILNTERAREDRMLSSREIGTLITAMGTGIRDDFNADKLRYHKIVIMTDADVDGAHIRTLLLTLFYRHMPKIIEGGYLYIAQPPLYKATKGRSEMYLKDDAALDEYLVDAGVNTMVLEGPTGSRTGDKLKDLVDHARRMRTLMRYVPKRYDAGMIEALALGGVFDPEASVTDRTSRLETVTRRLELDDSEARWTAVLTEEGGIHFQRAWRGVTDHHIIEASFLVSAEARKLHSLSAEQAESYAQTSNLIPASKATQTDEPEPELEEGAEPEAGVIGSATTVVATRGSTQVSRPSHLLDAILTAGRKGLAIQRYKGLGEMNAEQLWETTLDPTVRSMLRVTAVNAESANEIFTQLMGEVVEPRREFIQDNALNVANLDV from the coding sequence ATGGCATCCAACCCTGAATCCAATAATCCCAACCTGCCCAACCAGGGCGACTATGGCGCCGACTCGATCAAGGTCCTCAAGGGCCTCGACGCAGTGCGCAAGCGCCCCGGCATGTATATCGGCGATACCGACGACGGGTCGGGCCTCCACCACATGGTGTTCGAGGTCAGCGACAACGCGATCGACGAGGCGCTCGCCGGGCATTGCGACCGGATCGACATCGTCCTCAACGCCGACGGATCGGTCAGCGTCACCGACAACGGCCGCGGCATCCCGACCGGCATCCACACCGAGGAAGGCGTCTCGGCAGCCGAGGTCATCATGACCCAGCTTCACGCCGGCGGTAAGTTCGAGAACACCAACGACGAGAACGCGTACAAGGTCTCGGGCGGCCTGCACGGCGTCGGCGTCTCGGTCGTCAACGCGCTCAGCGAATGGCTCGACCTGACGATCTGGCGCGACGGCAAGGAGCATTACATGCGCTTCGCGTTCGGCGACGCGGTGATGCCGCTCAAGATCGTCGGCGACGCGGCCGAGGGCCAGAAGGGCACGCGCGTCACCTTCTTCCCGTCGCCCGCCACCTTCAAGATCACCGACTTCGACTTCGACAAGCTCGAGCATCGCTACCGCGAACTCGCGTTCCTCAACTCGGGGGTCCGCCTGTTCCTCTCCGACGCCCGGCACGAGGAGATGAAGACCGTCGAGCTCTATTACGAAGGCGGAATCGCCGCATTCGTGAAGTATCTCGATCGCGCCAAGGTGCCGTTGATGCCCGAGCCGGTCGCGATCACGGGCACGCGCGACGACGTCACGATGGACGTCGCGCTGCAGTGGAACGACTCGTACTACGAAAACGTCCTCGCCTTCACGAACAACATCCCCCAGCGCGACGGCGGCACGCATATGGCCGCGTTCCGCGCCGCGCTGACGCGTACGCTCAACAACTATGCCGAGAAATCGGGCATGTTGAAGAAGGAAAAGGTCCAGCTCACCGGCGACGACATGCGCGAGGGTCTCACCGCGATCGTCTCGGTCAAGCTGCCCGATCCGAAGTTCAGCAGCCAGACCAAGGACAAGCTCGTCTCGTCCGAAGTCCGCCAGCCGCTTGAGTCGCTGATGGCCGACAAGATGGCCGAATGGCTCGAAGAGAACCCCGCGCACGGCAAGGCGATCGTCGCTAAGATCATCGACGCCGCCGCCGCGCGCGAGGCCGCCAAGCGTGCCCGCGAACTGACGCGTCGCAAGGGCGTGATGGACATCGCCTCGCTGCCCGGCAAGCTCGCCGACTGCCAGGAGCGCGATCCCGCCAAGTCCGAACTATTCCTGGTCGAGGGTGACTCGGCAGGCGGCTCGGCCAAGCAGGGCCGCGATCGCCATTTCCAGGCGATTCTCCCCTTGCGCGGCAAGATCCTGAATACCGAGCGCGCGCGTGAAGACCGCATGTTGTCGAGCCGCGAGATCGGCACGCTCATCACCGCGATGGGCACCGGCATCCGCGACGACTTCAACGCGGACAAGCTGCGCTACCACAAGATCGTCATCATGACCGACGCAGACGTCGATGGCGCGCACATCCGCACGCTGTTGCTGACGTTGTTCTACCGTCACATGCCCAAGATCATCGAGGGCGGCTATCTCTACATCGCCCAGCCGCCGCTCTACAAAGCGACCAAGGGCCGGTCCGAAATGTACCTGAAAGACGACGCCGCGCTCGACGAGTATCTGGTCGACGCGGGTGTCAACACGATGGTCCTGGAAGGCCCCACGGGCTCGCGCACGGGCGATAAGCTCAAGGATCTGGTCGATCATGCGCGCCGGATGCGGACCCTGATGCGCTACGTCCCCAAGCGCTACGACGCCGGGATGATCGAGGCGCTGGCGCTTGGCGGCGTGTTCGATCCCGAGGCCTCGGTCACAGATCGCACCTCGCGTCTCGAAACCGTGACGCGTCGTCTCGAACTCGACGATAGCGAGGCCCGCTGGACTGCCGTGCTGACCGAAGAGGGCGGCATCCACTTCCAGCGCGCATGGCGCGGCGTGACGGATCACCACATCATCGAGGCCAGCTTCCTGGTGTCGGCGGAGGCGCGCAAACTGCATTCGCTGTCGGCCGAACAGGCCGAGAGCTATGCGCAGACCTCGAACCTGATCCCGGCGAGCAAGGCGACGCAGACCGACGAACCCGAGCCCGAACTCGAAGAGGGCGCGGAACCCGAGGCCGGCGTGATCGGCTCAGCCACGACCGTCGTCGCCACCCGCGGCTCGACCCAGGTGTCGCGCCCGAGCCATCTGCTCGACGCGATCCTGACCGCCGGCCGCAAGGGTCTCGCGATCCAGCGCTACAAGGGTCTCGGCGAGATGAACGCGGAACAGCTCTGGGAAACCACGCTCGACCCGACCGTCCGCTCGATGCTGCGCGTGACCGCGGTCAACGCCGAGAGCGCGAACGAGATCTTCACCCAGCTGATGGGCGAAGTCGTCGAACCCCGCCGGGAGTTCATTCAGGACAACGCACTCAACGTCGCCAACCTCGACGTCTGA
- a CDS encoding peroxiredoxin has product MRLVSTLATAAALLVAAPALAALAPGARAPDFTTRGAIAGKAFTVHLAEQLKKGPVVLYFFPAAYTGGCNAEAHAFAEAIPAFTKAGGTVIGMSADNVETLSKFSAEKCAGKFAVASAGPNVVKGYDVALGKQISGRDVTKRTSYVIAKDGRIAFVHDDMNPAEHVATTLAAVQKLTGK; this is encoded by the coding sequence ATGCGCCTCGTCTCGACACTTGCAACCGCCGCCGCCCTCCTCGTCGCGGCGCCTGCACTGGCCGCACTTGCTCCCGGTGCCAGGGCACCCGACTTCACGACACGCGGCGCGATCGCGGGCAAGGCGTTCACCGTCCACCTCGCCGAACAGCTCAAGAAGGGCCCGGTCGTGCTCTACTTCTTCCCGGCGGCATATACCGGCGGCTGCAACGCCGAGGCGCATGCGTTCGCGGAGGCGATCCCGGCGTTCACCAAGGCAGGCGGCACCGTGATCGGCATGTCGGCCGACAATGTCGAGACGCTCAGCAAGTTCTCGGCCGAGAAGTGCGCGGGCAAGTTCGCCGTCGCCAGCGCGGGCCCGAACGTGGTCAAGGGTTACGACGTCGCGCTCGGCAAGCAGATCTCGGGTCGCGACGTGACCAAGCGCACCAGCTACGTCATCGCCAAGGACGGCCGCATCGCCTTCGTCCACGACGACATGAACCCTGCGGAACACGTCGCGACGACGCTTGCCGCGGTGCAGAAGCTCACGGGCAAGTAA
- a CDS encoding inositol monophosphatase family protein, with protein MPVTQADIDLAHRLADAAGHVIRPYFRHEHGVEIKDDQSPVTRADREAEAAMRRLLDAERSGDGIVGEEFGEKPGVTARKWVLDPIDGTRSFTVGRAIFGTLIALVEDGWPVLGIIDQPIQRERWVGVAGRPTTLNGVPVRTRTCRELAGATIATTSPHLFDEGDVPHYLALVAAISGGNPRQGPVYGGDCYNYGLLASGHLDVVCESGLKLYDFAALVPVVEGAGGRMCDWNGDPLTADSEGHVLAIGDPARMDDVLEAMHRLQSDPHDHDGHDHGPHDHGPHDHGH; from the coding sequence ATGCCAGTAACCCAAGCCGATATCGACCTCGCCCACCGCCTCGCGGATGCTGCGGGCCACGTCATCCGACCCTATTTTCGCCACGAGCACGGCGTCGAGATCAAGGACGACCAGTCCCCCGTCACGCGCGCGGACCGCGAGGCCGAGGCCGCGATGCGTAGGCTGCTCGACGCGGAGCGCTCGGGTGACGGCATCGTCGGCGAGGAGTTCGGCGAGAAGCCGGGCGTCACCGCCCGCAAATGGGTGCTCGATCCGATCGACGGCACGCGCAGCTTCACCGTCGGCCGCGCGATCTTCGGGACGCTGATCGCGCTGGTCGAGGACGGCTGGCCGGTACTCGGGATCATCGACCAGCCTATCCAGCGCGAGCGTTGGGTCGGCGTCGCGGGGCGTCCGACGACGCTCAACGGCGTCCCCGTCCGCACGCGCACCTGCCGCGAACTCGCCGGTGCGACGATCGCCACCACCAGCCCGCATCTGTTCGACGAAGGCGACGTGCCGCACTATCTCGCGCTGGTCGCTGCGATCTCGGGCGGCAACCCGCGGCAGGGGCCGGTGTATGGCGGCGACTGTTATAATTACGGCCTGCTCGCCAGCGGCCATCTCGACGTGGTCTGCGAATCCGGCCTCAAGCTGTACGACTTCGCCGCCCTGGTGCCAGTGGTCGAAGGCGCGGGCGGGCGCATGTGCGACTGGAACGGCGACCCGCTGACGGCGGACAGCGAGGGCCATGTGCTCGCGATCGGAGATCCGGCGCGAATGGACGACGTGCTGGAGGCGATGCACCGGTTACAGTCCGATCCGCATGATCATGACGGGCACGACCACGGTCCACACGACCACGGTCCACACGACCACGGGCACTAA
- the dnaN gene encoding DNA polymerase III subunit beta: MKATIERATLLKGLSHVQSVVERRNTIPILSNVLIEATAEGTLKLMATDLDLQINESIAAAVDQPGATTVSAHTLFDIARKLPEGSQVQLAASEGRMSIVAGRARFSLGTLPRDDFPVIAEGELPTQFELPAETLKQIIDKTRFAISTEETRYYLNGIFLHVADGDSSTPVLKAAATDGHRLARVTLPRPEGAESMPDVIVPRKCIGELRKLLDEVDGSVGVSLSPTKIRFDLGQAILTSKLIDGTFPDYSRVIPTGNDKILKIDPKSFMEGVDRVSTIATEKTRAVKMALDRDKITLSVTSPENGTAAEEVPGDYVALPFEIGFNSRYLMDILAQIDGDMVEVHLADAAAPTLIRENDKSPALYVLMPMRV; this comes from the coding sequence ATGAAGGCGACGATCGAACGCGCAACGCTCCTCAAGGGGCTGAGCCATGTCCAGTCCGTGGTGGAGCGGCGCAACACCATCCCCATCCTGTCGAACGTGCTGATCGAGGCGACCGCCGAGGGCACGCTGAAACTGATGGCGACCGATCTTGATCTCCAGATCAACGAATCGATCGCCGCAGCCGTCGACCAGCCCGGCGCGACCACGGTGTCGGCGCACACGCTGTTCGACATCGCGCGGAAACTACCCGAGGGTAGCCAAGTCCAGCTCGCCGCATCGGAAGGCCGGATGAGCATCGTCGCCGGCCGCGCGCGCTTCTCGCTCGGCACGCTGCCCCGCGACGATTTCCCGGTGATCGCCGAGGGCGAGCTGCCGACACAGTTCGAACTGCCCGCCGAGACCTTGAAGCAGATCATCGACAAGACGCGCTTCGCGATTTCGACCGAAGAGACGCGCTATTATCTCAACGGCATCTTCCTCCACGTCGCGGACGGCGACAGCTCGACCCCGGTGCTGAAGGCCGCCGCGACCGACGGCCACCGCCTCGCGCGCGTCACGCTGCCACGGCCCGAGGGTGCCGAATCGATGCCCGACGTGATCGTGCCGCGCAAATGCATCGGCGAGCTCCGGAAACTGCTCGACGAGGTCGACGGCTCGGTCGGCGTGTCGCTGTCGCCCACCAAGATCCGCTTCGACCTCGGCCAGGCGATCCTGACCTCAAAGCTGATCGACGGCACCTTCCCCGATTACAGCCGCGTGATCCCGACCGGCAACGACAAGATCCTCAAGATCGACCCCAAGAGCTTTATGGAAGGCGTCGACCGCGTGTCGACCATCGCCACCGAGAAGACCCGCGCGGTGAAGATGGCGCTCGATCGCGACAAGATCACGCTGTCGGTGACCTCGCCCGAAAATGGCACCGCCGCGGAGGAGGTCCCCGGCGATTACGTCGCGCTCCCGTTCGAGATCGGCTTCAACAGCCGCTATCTGATGGACATCCTCGCGCAGATCGACGGCGACATGGTCGAGGTCCACCTCGCCGACGCCGCCGCCCCGACGCTCATCCGCGAAAACGACAAGTCGCCCGCGCTCTACGTGCTGATGCCGATGCGGGTGTAA
- a CDS encoding GGDEF domain-containing protein — MRDARVAGSIPDARPDETLFARIGAFLAAHKLTPDPAHYAFAYAVLSAPESALALRVDALTQDGVRLTRSDIERLGATVGDEPSTGGSRRPSGTVDTSADRTPDTAIALVIETQQQVDGFVQIVRTIQAETHGFGRELAESAASITQLAEIDEIVGITSAMITRIYDSEVRLAVATAEADSLRSKLVEARDTARRDVLTGLPNRRAFAEAFATRDREAGPYCLALCDIDRFKRINDVHGHGVGDRVLTAIGQAMAAECAPHLVVRHGGEEFAVLLGGIALAEAAEILDAVRATVAAKRFRNRETDTPLGVITVSAGVTAIHADEAAETAFQRADQLLYTAKKDGRDRVCAG; from the coding sequence ATGCGTGATGCACGAGTGGCCGGATCGATACCGGACGCAAGGCCTGACGAGACGCTGTTCGCGCGGATCGGCGCGTTTCTCGCCGCGCACAAACTGACCCCCGATCCCGCGCATTATGCGTTTGCCTATGCCGTGCTGTCGGCGCCCGAAAGTGCGCTGGCCTTGCGGGTCGACGCGTTGACGCAAGACGGCGTTCGCCTGACCCGGTCGGATATCGAGCGACTTGGCGCGACGGTAGGGGACGAGCCTTCCACCGGCGGTTCACGGCGACCCAGCGGGACTGTGGACACCAGCGCCGATCGGACGCCCGATACCGCGATCGCGCTGGTGATCGAGACGCAACAGCAGGTCGACGGGTTCGTGCAGATCGTCCGCACGATCCAGGCCGAGACGCATGGCTTTGGTCGCGAACTGGCCGAGAGCGCGGCGTCGATCACGCAACTGGCGGAAATCGACGAGATCGTGGGGATTACGAGCGCGATGATCACGCGCATCTATGACAGCGAAGTAAGGCTGGCCGTAGCGACCGCAGAGGCCGATTCGCTACGCTCGAAGCTGGTCGAAGCACGCGATACCGCGCGCCGCGACGTGCTGACCGGCCTGCCCAACCGTCGTGCCTTCGCGGAAGCGTTCGCGACTCGCGATCGGGAGGCGGGGCCGTATTGCCTGGCCCTGTGCGATATCGACCGGTTCAAGCGGATCAACGACGTGCACGGTCACGGCGTCGGCGACCGCGTGCTCACCGCGATCGGCCAGGCGATGGCGGCCGAATGCGCCCCGCACCTCGTCGTCCGCCACGGGGGCGAGGAGTTCGCGGTGCTGCTCGGCGGCATCGCCCTGGCCGAAGCTGCTGAGATACTCGATGCCGTACGCGCGACTGTCGCCGCCAAGCGTTTTCGCAACCGGGAGACCGATACTCCGCTCGGCGTGATCACGGTTTCGGCCGGCGTGACCGCGATCCATGCCGACGAGGCGGCGGAAACCGCGTTCCAGCGCGCCGACCAGTTGCTCTACACGGCGAAGAAGGATGGCCGCGATCGGGTCTGCGCGGGGTGA
- a CDS encoding OmpA family protein, with the protein MTRTFTRAALGALMIAATTAPILTAPAVAQVGEGARDGARPEGRYDMSRARWLRPGYRLEGAGVPILFPELRNTPRGRAFVMPNFDANGDGRISRQEADDANREFARIAGPRRDRFDWDAYGRDPGGYRGDRGGSTTVVETTTTWDRGAMRNYGFRQTPRGATLTLQEDVLFRTDSDVLRPGAIEKLRPLARYLRGNPGVRVAIDGFTDSRGTDAHNQDLSERRAASVRQAFDDMDVVRARFSVVGHGESQPVATNTTAAGMRLNRRVEVTLLGQRADRF; encoded by the coding sequence ATGACCCGGACATTCACGCGCGCCGCCCTTGGCGCCCTGATGATCGCAGCGACCACCGCGCCCATCCTCACGGCGCCCGCCGTTGCGCAGGTCGGCGAAGGCGCGCGCGACGGCGCCCGCCCAGAGGGGCGCTACGACATGAGTCGCGCGCGCTGGTTGCGCCCCGGCTACCGCCTTGAGGGTGCAGGCGTGCCGATCCTGTTCCCCGAACTCCGCAATACGCCACGTGGCCGCGCGTTCGTGATGCCCAATTTCGACGCGAACGGCGACGGCCGGATCAGCCGCCAGGAAGCCGACGACGCCAACCGCGAATTCGCGCGCATCGCCGGCCCGCGCCGCGACCGGTTCGACTGGGACGCCTATGGCCGCGACCCGGGTGGCTATCGCGGCGACCGCGGCGGCAGCACCACGGTGGTCGAGACCACCACGACGTGGGATCGCGGCGCGATGCGCAACTACGGCTTCCGCCAGACCCCGCGTGGCGCGACGCTGACGCTGCAGGAGGACGTGCTGTTCCGTACCGATAGCGACGTGCTGCGCCCCGGCGCGATCGAGAAGCTGCGGCCGCTCGCCCGCTATTTGCGCGGCAATCCGGGCGTCCGCGTGGCGATCGACGGCTTCACGGATTCGCGCGGCACCGACGCGCACAACCAGGATCTGTCCGAGCGCCGCGCGGCGAGCGTCCGCCAGGCATTCGACGACATGGACGTCGTCCGCGCGCGTTTCAGCGTCGTCGGTCACGGCGAGAGCCAGCCGGTCGCGACGAACACGACCGCCGCCGGCATGCGCCTCAACCGCCGCGTCGAAGTGACTCTGCTAGGCCAGCGGGCCGACCGCTTCTAA
- a CDS encoding DNA replication/repair protein RecF, whose amino-acid sequence MLSRLVLTDFRNHADLTLAPGAGFVVLTGENGAGKTNILEAVSLLAPGRGLRRAALGEMARQGGAGGFGVAATLSPEGSAQDAAKSPSRLREGLGEGATYVPASGVEENAPLPRPLPQAGGEGQPPPAGEVDVATGTLASAPERRIVRIQGATTTANALAEWLTILWLTPAMDRLFVAPAGERRGFLDRLTLALAPTHAHHAARYDAAMRARNRLLADEGRPDGDWLSALEAQMAEHGAAVDAARRETVVLLGDRLVHQDDGPFPRAGLALDGWNGDTTRLHADLAQARARDAAAGRTLAGPHRVDLIVTHRDKARAASLASTGEQKALLLGLVLAHADLVAERTGTPPVLLLDEVAAHLDPARRAALFARLAGRGQVWMTGTEDALFDAIDAQATRIAVGH is encoded by the coding sequence ATGCTCTCGCGCCTCGTCCTTACCGATTTCCGCAATCACGCCGACCTGACGCTCGCACCGGGCGCCGGGTTCGTGGTGCTGACCGGCGAGAACGGCGCGGGCAAGACCAACATCCTCGAAGCGGTATCGCTGCTCGCCCCCGGCCGCGGCCTGCGGCGCGCGGCGCTCGGCGAGATGGCGCGCCAGGGCGGGGCAGGCGGCTTCGGCGTCGCCGCGACCTTGTCCCCCGAGGGGTCGGCGCAGGACGCCGCCAAATCCCCCTCCCGCTTGCGGGAGGGGCTAGGGGAGGGTGCGACGTACGTACCGGCGTCCGGTGTCGAGGAAAACGCGCCCCTCCCCCGACCCCTCCCGCAAGCGGGAGGGGAGGGGCAACCACCCCCGGCGGGCGAGGTCGACGTCGCAACCGGCACGCTCGCCTCCGCGCCCGAACGCCGCATCGTCCGCATCCAGGGCGCCACCACCACCGCCAACGCGCTGGCCGAGTGGCTCACCATCCTGTGGCTCACGCCCGCGATGGACCGGCTGTTCGTCGCGCCCGCCGGCGAGCGCCGCGGCTTTCTCGATCGCCTCACGCTCGCGCTCGCGCCCACCCACGCGCACCACGCCGCGCGCTACGACGCGGCGATGCGCGCGCGCAACCGCCTGCTCGCCGACGAAGGCCGCCCCGATGGCGACTGGCTCTCGGCGCTCGAAGCGCAGATGGCCGAACACGGCGCCGCCGTCGACGCGGCCCGGCGCGAGACGGTGGTGTTGCTCGGCGATCGGCTCGTGCACCAGGACGATGGCCCGTTTCCGCGCGCAGGGCTGGCGCTCGACGGCTGGAACGGCGACACGACCCGCCTGCACGCCGACCTCGCCCAGGCACGCGCGCGCGATGCCGCCGCCGGGCGCACGCTCGCCGGCCCGCACCGCGTCGACCTGATCGTCACGCATCGCGACAAGGCGCGCGCCGCCTCGCTCGCGTCCACCGGCGAGCAGAAGGCGCTGCTCCTCGGCCTCGTCCTCGCGCATGCCGATCTTGTCGCCGAACGCACCGGCACCCCGCCCGTACTCCTCCTCGACGAGGTCGCCGCGCACCTCGACCCGGCCCGCCGCGCGGCGCTGTTCGCGCGTCTCGCAGGCCGCGGCCAGGTGTGGATGACGGGCACCGAAGACGCGCTGTTCGACGCGATCGATGCACAGGCAACGCGGATCGCGGTCGGGCATTAG
- a CDS encoding YbhB/YbcL family Raf kinase inhibitor-like protein produces the protein MLEHIPAWLGHAMSNLRAGIDKLAIVQLGENFDTLNLTSPAFAHEARLPPRFTADGDGVSPPLVWSEPPAGTQRIVLIVEDADAPTPQPLVHAIIWGLEADAGHLAEGAIAADGEGDANGRDVGRNSYLREGWLPPDPPSGHGEHRYAFQVFAIGAGAGEVGATPGRSAVIEAITGHVLAAGLLIGTYSRDEEAPVGLVGVSAPA, from the coding sequence ATGCTCGAACACATCCCTGCCTGGCTTGGCCATGCGATGAGCAATCTGCGCGCCGGTATCGACAAGCTTGCGATCGTCCAGCTCGGCGAAAACTTCGACACGTTGAATCTTACCAGTCCGGCATTTGCACATGAAGCGCGCCTGCCGCCTCGCTTTACCGCGGACGGAGACGGCGTGTCGCCGCCGCTCGTGTGGAGCGAACCGCCGGCTGGGACCCAGCGCATCGTGCTGATCGTCGAGGATGCCGACGCGCCGACCCCGCAACCTCTGGTCCACGCGATCATCTGGGGCCTCGAAGCGGATGCGGGCCATCTGGCCGAAGGTGCGATCGCCGCAGACGGCGAGGGGGACGCGAACGGTCGCGACGTCGGGCGCAATTCCTATCTGCGCGAAGGCTGGTTGCCGCCCGATCCGCCCAGCGGCCACGGCGAGCATCGCTATGCATTTCAGGTCTTCGCGATCGGCGCGGGAGCAGGGGAGGTTGGCGCGACTCCCGGGCGCTCGGCGGTGATCGAGGCCATTACGGGCCATGTGCTGGCGGCGGGGCTGTTGATCGGGACCTATTCGCGCGACGAGGAAGCACCGGTCGGCCTAGTGGGCGTCAGCGCGCCTGCCTGA
- a CDS encoding Coq4 family protein encodes MAKLPPFPGTTGRRDWRTAFDAIKKLLANGDDTTQVFRIMRALNVGNAPMNYARLIATEQGGRIAYDQVELARRFSDPAFVASFAPGTVGAAYRDFLETTGYSADGLVEVSRLVPSEDDLAHPYAWFGRRVRDTHDIWHVLTGYKADESMGEAALVAFSYAQVGGLGWALIGSAAALKSIRVTGSRLFANAVWEGYRHGRKAKWISGEDYLTLLHEPLDAARARLGIATPVAYLHAQRTLGPELASYLSTQRAATAAAIAPERIAA; translated from the coding sequence ATGGCGAAGCTTCCTCCCTTTCCCGGTACGACGGGTCGTCGCGATTGGCGCACCGCGTTCGACGCAATCAAGAAATTGCTCGCGAACGGTGACGACACGACTCAGGTGTTCCGGATCATGCGCGCGCTGAACGTCGGCAACGCACCGATGAACTATGCCCGGCTGATCGCCACCGAACAGGGCGGGCGGATCGCCTATGACCAGGTCGAGCTCGCGCGGCGGTTTTCCGACCCCGCGTTCGTCGCGAGCTTCGCGCCCGGCACGGTCGGTGCGGCGTATCGCGACTTCCTCGAGACGACGGGCTATTCCGCCGACGGCCTGGTCGAGGTCTCGCGCCTCGTGCCGAGCGAGGACGATCTGGCGCACCCATACGCCTGGTTCGGCCGGCGGGTGCGCGACACGCACGACATCTGGCACGTGCTGACCGGCTACAAGGCGGACGAGAGCATGGGCGAGGCGGCGCTGGTCGCGTTCAGCTATGCGCAGGTCGGCGGGCTCGGCTGGGCGCTGATCGGTTCGGCGGCGGCGCTCAAAAGCATCCGCGTCACCGGCAGCCGGCTGTTCGCGAACGCGGTCTGGGAAGGCTATCGCCACGGCCGCAAGGCGAAATGGATTTCGGGCGAGGATTATCTGACGCTGTTGCACGAGCCGCTCGACGCCGCACGCGCACGGCTCGGTATCGCCACGCCGGTCGCGTATCTGCACGCCCAGCGCACGCTCGGACCCGAACTCGCCTCGTATCTCAGCACGCAGCGCGCTGCGACCGCGGCGGCCATCGCGCCGGAGCGGATCGCCGCCTGA
- a CDS encoding DUF1810 domain-containing protein has translation MEYDLNRFVTAQHGVYPQALAEVQRGAKRSHWMWFIFPQIAGLGRSAMARTYAIAGAEEAKAYLAHPVLGARLIEVTQAVMAALGSAETILGGIDAVKLRSSMTLFAAVADDPAPYRAALDRFFGGEDDQATLDLLAARPR, from the coding sequence ATGGAGTATGATCTGAATCGTTTCGTCACGGCGCAGCACGGCGTCTATCCGCAGGCGCTCGCCGAGGTGCAGCGCGGGGCAAAGCGCAGCCACTGGATGTGGTTCATCTTTCCCCAGATCGCCGGACTGGGTCGCAGTGCGATGGCGCGAACCTACGCGATCGCCGGGGCGGAGGAGGCAAAGGCATATCTCGCGCATCCGGTGCTCGGAGCACGACTGATCGAAGTCACGCAGGCGGTGATGGCCGCGCTTGGCTCGGCCGAGACGATCCTCGGCGGTATCGATGCCGTCAAGTTGCGGTCGTCGATGACGCTGTTCGCGGCGGTTGCCGACGACCCGGCACCGTACCGCGCTGCGCTCGACCGGTTCTTCGGCGGCGAAGACGACCAGGCGACGCTGGACCTGCTTGCGGCGCGCCCGCGATAA